The following proteins are co-located in the Kineococcus endophyticus genome:
- the purH gene encoding bifunctional phosphoribosylaminoimidazolecarboxamide formyltransferase/IMP cyclohydrolase, which yields MDPQATKVPVKRALVSVYDKTGLEELAQGLHAAGVALVSTGSTATRIAAAGVPVTPVEELTGFPECLDGRVKTLHPRVHAGILADRRLPDHVRQLAELDVEPFDLVVVNLYPFAATVASGAAYDEVVEQIDIGGPSMVRAAAKNHPSVAVVVDPARYGDVLTAVADGGFDLTARRRLAAAAFAHTAAYDTAVATWFAQQTLDADDAGWPAVAGVALERTDVLRYGENPHQQAAVYADPTAAPGIAQAVQLHGKAMSYNNYVDADAALRAAYDLSGPAVAVIKHANPCGIATGTDVADAHAKAHACDPVSAYGGVIAANRVVTRAMAEQVAPVFTEVVIAPGFEPEALQVLQEKKNVRLLQLPEGYGRAAQEWRHVSGGVLVQDLDAVDADGDDPAGWTLAAGEAASPEVLADLEFAWRAVRSVRSNAILLAKDGASVGVGMGQVNRVDSCRLAVDRAGADRASGSVAASDAFFPFADGAQILLDAGVRAIVQPGGSIRDAEVVEAATKAGVTMYFTGARHFAH from the coding sequence ATGGACCCCCAGGCCACGAAGGTCCCCGTGAAGCGCGCGCTGGTCAGCGTCTACGACAAGACCGGTCTGGAGGAGCTCGCTCAGGGCCTGCACGCCGCGGGCGTCGCCCTCGTCTCCACCGGGTCCACCGCGACCCGCATCGCCGCGGCCGGCGTCCCCGTGACGCCCGTCGAGGAGCTCACCGGGTTCCCCGAGTGCCTGGACGGCCGGGTCAAGACGCTGCACCCCCGCGTGCACGCGGGGATCCTCGCCGACCGCCGGCTGCCCGACCACGTGCGTCAGCTCGCCGAGCTCGACGTCGAACCGTTCGACCTCGTCGTCGTGAACCTGTACCCCTTCGCCGCCACGGTCGCCTCCGGCGCCGCCTACGACGAGGTCGTCGAGCAGATCGACATCGGCGGCCCGTCGATGGTCCGCGCCGCCGCCAAGAACCACCCCAGCGTGGCCGTCGTCGTCGACCCCGCCCGCTACGGCGACGTCCTGACCGCCGTCGCCGACGGGGGTTTCGACCTGACCGCGCGCCGCCGGCTGGCCGCGGCCGCGTTCGCGCACACCGCGGCCTACGACACCGCGGTCGCGACCTGGTTCGCGCAGCAGACCCTCGACGCCGACGACGCGGGCTGGCCCGCCGTCGCCGGGGTCGCGCTCGAGCGCACCGACGTCCTGCGCTACGGCGAGAACCCGCACCAGCAGGCCGCCGTCTACGCCGACCCGACCGCCGCGCCCGGCATCGCCCAGGCCGTCCAGCTGCACGGCAAGGCCATGTCCTACAACAACTACGTCGACGCCGACGCCGCCCTGCGCGCCGCGTACGACCTGTCCGGCCCGGCCGTCGCCGTCATCAAGCACGCCAACCCGTGCGGCATCGCGACCGGCACGGACGTCGCCGACGCCCACGCCAAGGCCCACGCCTGCGACCCCGTCTCGGCCTACGGCGGGGTCATCGCCGCCAACCGCGTCGTCACGCGCGCCATGGCCGAGCAGGTCGCCCCGGTGTTCACGGAGGTCGTCATCGCCCCCGGGTTCGAGCCCGAGGCGCTGCAGGTGCTGCAGGAGAAGAAGAACGTCCGCCTCCTGCAGCTGCCCGAGGGCTACGGCCGGGCCGCGCAGGAGTGGCGCCACGTCTCCGGTGGGGTGCTCGTCCAGGACCTCGACGCGGTCGACGCCGACGGCGACGACCCGGCGGGCTGGACCCTGGCCGCCGGGGAGGCGGCCTCGCCCGAGGTGCTCGCCGACCTCGAGTTCGCCTGGCGCGCCGTGCGGTCCGTGCGGTCCAACGCGATCCTCCTGGCCAAGGACGGCGCCTCGGTCGGCGTCGGCATGGGCCAGGTCAACCGCGTCGACTCCTGCCGCCTCGCCGTCGACCGCGCCGGAGCCGACCGGGCCTCCGGCTCGGTCGCGGCCTCCGACGCGTTCTTCCCCTTCGCCGACGGCGCGCAGATCCTCCTCGACGCCGGCGTGCGGGCGATCGTGCAGCCCGGCGGGTCGATCCGCGACGCCGAGGTCGTCGAGGCCGCGACGAAGGCCGGCGTGACGATGTACTTCACCGGCGCCCGGCACTTCGCCCACTGA
- a CDS encoding DUF3017 domain-containing protein, translating to MAGTEQVPAPRNAVLLTLVGGIVAALALTLLAGPTVGGVLLGTDLAVAAVLRLVLPVRIAGALAVRSRAVDVAMLLVLAVSCLVLAGVVPTPV from the coding sequence GTGGCCGGCACCGAGCAGGTTCCCGCACCGCGCAACGCGGTCCTGCTGACCCTGGTCGGCGGGATCGTCGCGGCGCTGGCGCTCACGCTGCTCGCCGGCCCGACGGTCGGCGGGGTCCTGCTCGGCACCGACCTCGCCGTGGCCGCCGTCCTGCGGCTCGTCCTCCCGGTGCGGATCGCGGGTGCGCTCGCGGTCCGCTCCCGGGCGGTCGACGTCGCCATGCTGCTCGTGCTGGCCGTGTCGTGCCTGGTCCTCGCCGGGGTCGTGCCGACCCCGGTCTGA
- a CDS encoding MetQ/NlpA family ABC transporter substrate-binding protein codes for MSTETREPTTDDHGFEIRKRRRWPFVAGGAVVLLGAAAAIVVPRLGGDATANTQAGATLYVATAEGNAREEALIEFIAKDVAPKHGITVAFKALADSNTINRAVSDGEVAGTIYQHKLWLGQVLQANPDFREEAATPVFRWGFGLWSAKWRSPQDIPDGGTVSLYSDPANESQGLFVLQKAGLITLKPGTDVGKATVDDIATNPKNLNFTLLDFGAQSRALPDLDAAVGYTEYYLAAKIPIEQQIFAPTAPDEFAGQLTIGSRWKDSDNIKALVATFQDPAVQEYLATNADVKDVLLPLDAD; via the coding sequence TTGTCCACTGAGACCCGCGAACCCACCACCGACGACCACGGCTTCGAGATCCGCAAGCGGCGGCGCTGGCCGTTCGTCGCCGGCGGGGCCGTGGTCCTGCTCGGCGCCGCCGCCGCGATCGTCGTCCCGCGCCTCGGGGGCGACGCCACCGCGAACACCCAGGCGGGCGCGACGCTGTACGTCGCCACGGCCGAGGGCAACGCCCGCGAGGAGGCCCTCATCGAGTTCATCGCGAAGGACGTCGCCCCCAAGCACGGCATCACGGTCGCGTTCAAGGCGCTCGCCGACTCGAACACCATCAACCGGGCCGTCAGCGACGGCGAGGTGGCCGGGACGATCTACCAGCACAAGCTCTGGCTCGGGCAGGTCCTGCAGGCGAACCCCGACTTCCGGGAGGAGGCCGCCACGCCGGTGTTCCGCTGGGGCTTCGGCCTGTGGTCGGCGAAGTGGAGGAGCCCGCAGGACATCCCGGACGGCGGGACGGTCTCGCTGTACTCCGACCCCGCCAACGAGTCGCAGGGGTTGTTCGTCCTGCAGAAGGCCGGGCTCATCACGCTGAAGCCGGGCACGGACGTCGGGAAGGCCACGGTCGACGACATCGCGACCAACCCCAAGAACCTGAACTTCACGCTGCTGGACTTCGGCGCCCAGTCCCGCGCGCTGCCCGACCTGGACGCGGCCGTCGGCTACACCGAGTACTACCTGGCGGCGAAGATCCCGATCGAGCAGCAGATCTTCGCCCCGACCGCCCCCGACGAGTTCGCCGGGCAGTTGACCATCGGGTCGCGGTGGAAGGACTCGGACAACATCAAGGCGCTCGTCGCGACGTTCCAGGACCCCGCGGTCCAGGAGTACCTCGCGACGAACGCGGACGTGAAGGACGTGCTCCTGCCGCTCGACGCGGACTGA
- a CDS encoding methionine ABC transporter permease: MPLSVAAASDLDTPLAQIPALIAPALLDTLLTVGIVMTIVVLLGVPIGVLVHNLAPGGLFEHRAAHTVLSWVVSTGRSLPFLVLMAALVPFTRFVTGTNIGIRAAVVPMVLAGTAFFARIVENSLRSVPPHLVTVAQASGASPLQVVTTVQLAEATPSIIGGLTINTIAMIEYSAIAGTIGAGGIGYVAVTYGYQRFDHAVMIATIVVLVALVALVQLTGDALARAADPRTRRRSAPTRTLPRNTPQKTTQNTTQNTTQNPEKTLVH, encoded by the coding sequence ATCCCGCTCAGCGTCGCCGCCGCCTCGGACCTCGACACCCCGCTGGCGCAGATCCCCGCGCTCATCGCGCCGGCGCTCCTCGACACGCTGCTCACGGTCGGCATCGTCATGACGATCGTCGTCCTGCTCGGCGTGCCGATCGGCGTCCTGGTGCACAACCTCGCCCCCGGCGGGCTGTTCGAGCACCGGGCCGCGCACACCGTCCTGTCCTGGGTCGTCAGCACCGGCCGGTCGCTGCCGTTCCTCGTGCTGATGGCCGCGCTCGTCCCGTTCACCCGGTTCGTCACCGGCACGAACATCGGCATCCGCGCCGCCGTCGTCCCGATGGTCCTGGCCGGCACGGCGTTCTTCGCGCGCATCGTCGAGAACTCCCTGCGCTCGGTGCCGCCGCACCTCGTCACGGTGGCGCAGGCCTCGGGAGCCTCTCCGCTGCAGGTCGTCACGACCGTGCAGCTGGCCGAGGCCACGCCGTCCATCATCGGCGGGCTGACCATCAACACCATCGCGATGATCGAGTACTCCGCGATCGCCGGGACCATCGGCGCCGGCGGCATCGGCTACGTCGCCGTCACCTACGGGTACCAGCGCTTCGACCACGCCGTGATGATCGCGACCATCGTCGTCCTCGTGGCGCTCGTCGCCCTCGTCCAGCTCACCGGCGACGCCCTGGCCCGCGCGGCCGATCCGCGCACGCGCCGCCGTTCGGCCCCCACGCGCACCCTCCCCCGGAACACCCCTCAGAAGACCACGCAGAACACCACGCAGAACACCACCCAGAACCCGGAGAAGACCCTTGTCCACTGA
- a CDS encoding methionine ABC transporter ATP-binding protein, which yields MIELRHLTKTYGDPPHATTVLDRLDLTVPAGSITAVVGPSGAGKSTLAQCVTLLTRPTSGSVVVGGQDLTQLGAERLREARRRIGTIFQSDGLQTRRTAAQNVELPLRYLGVVPRDRKRRVAELLERVGLAGLADRYPHELSGGQRQRVGIARALALRPGVLLSDEATSGLDPQATASITGLLRELRDDLGLAILFITHEMDTVVDVADAVARLDHGRIVEAAPLLDVLRDPASPVGAALLPRRGVGDAGGLVVWEVHYRGDDVPADWLTAASRELGHDLALLGASVGTVAGRTVGHATLGVPAMVDPTALTAALDRRGLHAQTPATTPATTPRELDLV from the coding sequence GTGATCGAACTGCGCCACCTCACCAAGACGTACGGGGACCCCCCGCACGCCACGACGGTCCTCGACCGTCTCGACCTCACCGTGCCCGCCGGCAGCATCACCGCCGTCGTCGGGCCCAGCGGTGCCGGGAAGAGCACGCTCGCCCAGTGCGTGACGCTGCTGACGCGGCCCACGTCGGGGTCGGTCGTCGTCGGCGGCCAGGACCTCACCCAGCTCGGCGCGGAGCGGCTGCGGGAGGCGCGGCGCCGCATCGGGACGATCTTCCAGAGCGACGGTCTGCAGACCCGCCGCACGGCCGCGCAGAACGTCGAACTCCCCCTGCGCTACCTCGGCGTCGTCCCCCGGGACCGGAAGCGGCGCGTCGCCGAGCTCCTCGAGCGGGTCGGGCTGGCCGGGCTGGCCGACCGCTACCCCCACGAACTGTCGGGTGGGCAGCGTCAGCGCGTCGGCATCGCCCGCGCCCTCGCCCTGCGCCCCGGCGTGCTGCTGTCCGACGAGGCGACGTCCGGGCTGGACCCGCAGGCGACGGCGTCGATCACGGGTCTGCTGCGGGAACTGCGCGACGACCTCGGCCTGGCGATCCTGTTCATCACCCACGAGATGGACACCGTCGTGGACGTGGCCGACGCCGTCGCCCGCCTGGACCACGGACGCATCGTCGAGGCCGCACCCCTGCTCGACGTGCTGCGCGACCCGGCCTCCCCGGTCGGGGCGGCGCTGCTGCCCCGCCGCGGCGTGGGCGACGCGGGCGGTCTGGTCGTCTGGGAGGTCCACTACCGCGGCGACGACGTCCCGGCCGACTGGCTCACCGCGGCCTCGCGCGAACTCGGCCACGACCTCGCCCTGCTCGGGGCGTCGGTCGGGACCGTCGCCGGACGCACCGTCGGGCACGCCACCCTCGGCGTCCCCGCGATGGTCGACCCCACCGCCCTCACCGCCGCCCTCGACCGCCGCGGCCTGCACGCGCAGACCCCGGCGACCACCCCGGCGACCACCCCTCGAGAACTGGACCTCGTGTGA